The following are encoded together in the Anoplopoma fimbria isolate UVic2021 breed Golden Eagle Sablefish chromosome 13, Afim_UVic_2022, whole genome shotgun sequence genome:
- the pierce1 gene encoding piercer of microtubule wall 1 protein, with amino-acid sequence MEEQKVQTCDFYRTDPNLPHRFNNPDCFQGYSQKIGHPLYRTSNQTYGSKKPTVHEIQTQFKGSSCRFSEAMLQSGMYRDHGFNTSVERSRVMVSTATQTNRVNLHNYYYGNKSKDINN; translated from the exons ATGGAGGAGCAGAAAGTTCAAACCTGCGACTTTTACAGAACTGATCCAAACCTGCCGCATAGATTCAACAACCCTGACTGCTTCCAAGGTTACAG TCAGAAAATTGGTCACCCACTTTATCGAACATCGAATCAAACGTACGGGAGCAAGAAACCAACTGTTCATGAGATacag actCAGTTTAAAGGGAGTTCCTGCCGGTTCTCGGAGGCCATGCTGCAGAGCGGGATGTACCGTGATCATGGCTTCAACACGTCGGTGGAGAGGAGCAGAGTGATGGTTTCCACGGCAACCCAGACCAACAGAGTCAACCTCCATAACTATTACTAcggaaacaaaagcaaagatataaacaattaa